One genomic window of Quercus lobata isolate SW786 chromosome 9, ValleyOak3.0 Primary Assembly, whole genome shotgun sequence includes the following:
- the LOC115960259 gene encoding myrcene synthase, chloroplastic-like, whose protein sequence is MADSNTSNNSIIVRRSANYQPSIWDYDYIQSLRNKYVGETCTAQSNVLKEHVRMMLHKVVDPLEQLELIDILQRLGLSHHFEGEMKRILEGLYNNDQSGDTWRKENLYATTLKFRLLRQHGYNISQGVFNIFKDERGKFKACLCGETKGILSLYDASFLLTESENMLEELRNFATKHLQEYVKQNKDKTLSAMVTYALELPLHWRIIKFETRWFIDIYRSREDMNPILLKLAEMDFNMVQAVHQEDLKQVSRWWKNTKLGENLIFARDRLMEIFFWSMGMIDQPQFGCCRINLTKLGSLITIVDDVYDVYGTLDELKLFTDAIERWEINAMDQLPHNMKICFLILYNFVNEMAFDLLKKQGFHIIRYLKKAWSDLCKSYLLEAKWYHNGYIPSLAEYLENAWISVSTPIILMHAYFMVSNPITKEALDCLEEYPKIFYWSAMILRFTNDLGTSTNELKRGDVPKSIQCYMNETGASEKDAREYVKSLISTAWKKVNEERVASSPFCQTFIEVVMNLARMGHFMYQYGDGFGVADQKTKDSVLSLLIQPIPHSRMSSGNSNTTPNLNIN, encoded by the exons ATGGCAGACAGCAATACTTCAAATAATTCCATTATCGTTCGGCGATCAGCAAATTACCAACCTTCCATTTGGGACTATGATTACATCCAGTCGCTAAGAAACAAATACGTG GGAGAAACTTGCACTGCACAAAGTAATGTGTTGAAGGAACATGTGAGGATGATGCTTCACAAAGTGGTGGATCCATTAGAGCAACTCGAGCTGATAGATATCTTGCAAAGACTTGGATTATCTCATCATTTCGAGGGAGAGATGAAAAGAATATTGGAAGGTCTATACAACAATGATCAAAGTGGTGATACATGGAGGAAGGAGAATTTATATGCCACAACTCTTAAATTTAGACTCCTAAGACAACATGGATATAACATCTCTCAAG gagttttcaatattttcaaggATGAGAGAGGGAAATTCAAGGCATGCCTTTGTGGGGAAACCAAGGGTATACTATCCTTGTATGACGCATCATTCCTTTTGACAGAAAGTGAGAATATGTTGGAGGAATTGAGAAATTTCGCAACCAAGCACCTCCAAGAATATGTCAagcaaaataaagataaaactCTTTCTGCTATGGTGACCTATGCCTTGGAACTTCCACTGCATTGGAGAATAATAAAGTTTGAAACAAGGTGGTTTATTGATATATATAGGAGTAGAGAAGACATGAACCCTATCTTACTTAAGCTTGCAGAAATGGATTTCAACATGGTGCAAGCAGTCCACCAAGAAGATCTAAAACAAGTGTCAag GTGGTGGAAGAACACTAAGCTTggagaaaatttgatatttgcaAGGGATAGGCTAATGGAGATTTTCTTCTGGTCAATGGGTATGATAGATCAACCTCAGTTTGGGTGTTGTAGGATAAATTTAACAAAGTTGGGTTCACTAATAACGATAGTAGATGATGTTTATGACGTATATGGAACTTTGGATGAACTCAAGCTCTTCACAGATGCCATTGAGAG ATGGGAGATCAATGCAATGGATCAGCTTCCACATAATATGAAGATATGTTTCctcattctctacaactttGTTAATGAAATGGCTTTTGATCTCCTTAAAAAACAAGGATTCCACATCATTCGATACCTTAAAAAAGCG TGGTCAGATTTATGTAAATCTTATTTGTTGGAGGCCAAGTGGTATCACAACGGATATATACCAAGCCTTGCAGAATACCTTGAGAATGCATGGATTTCAGTATCAACACCAATTATACTAATGCATGCTTACTTTATGGTCAGCAATCCAATAACGAAGGAAGCCTTGGATTGCTTGGAAGAGTACCCCAAAATATTCTATTGGTCAGCAATGATTCTACGATTTACAAATGATCTTGGAACATCTACA AATGAATTAAAAAGAGGTGACGTTCCAAAATCAATCCAATGTTACATGAATGAAACTGGTGCTAGTGAAAAAGATGCTCGTGAGTATGTGAAGTCTTTGATTAGTACAGCATGGAAGAAGGTGAATGAAGAGAGAGTTGCGAGTTCTCCATTCTGTCAAACATTTATTGAAGTTGTAATGAACCTTGCAAGGATGGGTCATTTCATGTACCAATATGGAGATGGGTTTGGTGTTGCGGACCAAAAAACTAAAGATAGCGTATTATCGTTACTTATTCAGCCCATTCCTCACTCCAGGATGTCTTCTGGCAATTCAAATACTACACCAAACTTGAACATCAATTAA